The following are encoded in a window of Candidatus Aegiribacteria sp. genomic DNA:
- a CDS encoding oligopeptide transporter, OPT family gives MSEEKKKLSPLAYESMDGEDYPPYVPDGKRIKEFSVRAIILGIFLAVILGAANAYLGLKVGMTVSASIPAAVISMGILRGLLRRGTILENNIVQTIGSAGESIAAGVIFTIPALYLLGLAPQMITVTLMAGLGGTLGLLMMIPLRRAVIVQEHGKLPFPEGTACAEVLVAGEVGGSSARTLFAAMGIAGLYRFAQNGLRLFPESIECAISGFSGAMLGVDILPSLLGVGFIIGIRISTAMLVGSIISWLCIIPLIKFFGAGSSVIFPSEIPISEMGPWDIWNNYIRYIGAGAVAFGGITSFIEALPTIVRSFRKVLGTFTLKRIGIDIRTQQDLPGAVVIIGSLIIAIALLFILPIDSMLARVLAAVAVVIFSFFFVTVSSRIVGLVGSSNNPVSGMTIATLLLTALIVRIAGISGTAGIMASMGAGAIVCIALAAAGDMSQDLKTGFLLGATPRYQQLGEIIGTLATALVIGFLLNMLNTTYGFGTPELPAPQATLMSMVVRGIFNGNLPWALIFIGAALGLGARLIGLSVLAFGVGIYLPIHLNLAIFVGGTIRALVQRRFPKDSKRHKGVMEKGMLISSGMVAGGALVGLIVAMLTYFKLDNRINVGGPFEESMIAGLAVFLILAVYLYTRVVKKGKNVNTDRDSTV, from the coding sequence ATGAGCGAAGAAAAGAAGAAACTTTCCCCGCTTGCATACGAGTCCATGGATGGTGAGGACTATCCTCCATATGTACCTGACGGAAAAAGAATAAAGGAATTTTCTGTCAGGGCGATAATACTCGGAATATTTCTTGCGGTGATCCTGGGCGCAGCCAACGCGTATCTTGGTTTGAAAGTTGGAATGACAGTGTCCGCGTCCATCCCTGCAGCTGTTATCTCGATGGGTATCCTCAGAGGACTTCTCAGACGGGGAACCATTCTTGAGAACAACATAGTACAGACCATCGGCTCGGCAGGTGAGTCTATTGCCGCCGGTGTGATATTCACGATCCCTGCTCTTTATCTGCTTGGTCTTGCTCCTCAAATGATTACAGTAACTCTTATGGCCGGTCTTGGCGGAACTCTCGGACTTCTTATGATGATTCCACTCAGACGGGCTGTGATAGTGCAGGAACACGGAAAACTTCCCTTCCCCGAGGGAACCGCCTGCGCGGAGGTTCTTGTAGCGGGAGAAGTTGGCGGAAGTTCGGCGAGAACCCTCTTTGCGGCGATGGGTATTGCGGGGTTGTACCGTTTCGCCCAGAACGGTCTCAGGCTATTTCCTGAGAGTATCGAGTGCGCTATCAGCGGATTTTCAGGCGCGATGCTTGGCGTAGACATCCTTCCATCACTGCTGGGTGTGGGATTCATTATCGGTATAAGGATATCAACCGCTATGCTCGTCGGCAGTATCATCTCCTGGTTGTGCATAATCCCTCTAATCAAATTCTTCGGTGCTGGATCGTCCGTTATCTTCCCCTCCGAGATACCCATATCAGAAATGGGTCCATGGGATATATGGAATAACTATATCAGATACATCGGTGCCGGAGCGGTAGCCTTTGGAGGTATCACCAGTTTCATCGAAGCCCTTCCAACCATTGTTCGCAGTTTCAGAAAGGTGCTCGGAACTTTCACTCTGAAGAGGATAGGTATCGATATCCGTACCCAACAGGACCTTCCGGGCGCGGTGGTCATCATCGGTTCACTTATTATCGCGATTGCTCTGCTTTTTATCCTTCCCATAGACAGCATGCTGGCAAGGGTTCTTGCTGCTGTGGCAGTAGTTATTTTCAGTTTCTTCTTTGTAACTGTTTCAAGCAGGATAGTAGGTCTGGTCGGCAGCTCGAATAATCCTGTTTCGGGAATGACCATAGCAACCCTCCTGCTTACAGCTCTCATCGTCAGAATCGCAGGCATCTCCGGAACTGCCGGAATAATGGCAAGTATGGGTGCGGGTGCGATAGTCTGCATCGCCCTGGCCGCGGCCGGAGACATGTCGCAGGATCTCAAGACAGGTTTCCTTCTGGGAGCAACTCCCAGGTACCAGCAGCTCGGTGAGATCATTGGAACACTGGCTACTGCTCTTGTAATAGGTTTTCTGCTGAATATGCTCAACACTACATACGGATTCGGCACACCGGAACTGCCGGCACCGCAGGCAACCCTGATGTCCATGGTGGTCAGGGGGATATTCAATGGTAATCTGCCCTGGGCTCTGATCTTTATAGGCGCTGCTCTTGGGTTGGGCGCAAGGCTGATCGGTCTCTCTGTACTTGCCTTTGGAGTGGGAATATACCTGCCTATCCATCTGAATCTTGCTATCTTTGTGGGTGGAACCATCAGGGCGCTTGTTCAAAGAAGATTCCCGAAAGACTCAAAGCGGCACAAAGGCGTAATGGAAAAAGGTATGCTCATCAGCTCGGGTATGGTTGCCGGAGGGGCTCTGGTGGGTCTGATCGTGGCTATGCTCACATACTTCAAGCTGGATAATAGAATTAACGTAGGCGGTCCCTTTGAGGAAAGCATGATCGCGGGTCTCGCGGTCTTCCTTATTCTTGCGGTCTATCTGTACACCAGAGTGGTGAAGAAGGGAAAAAACGTTAATACCGATAGAGACTCAACAGTGTAA